The Camelina sativa cultivar DH55 chromosome 16, Cs, whole genome shotgun sequence sequence AAAAGATTCGGGATTGGAAAGCAATCAGATACCAAAATCACATGAACATCATGAAGCCCTTTAGAAGAAGCCGCTACTCGAGCTGCTGCGAGTTGTAAGTGCAATCGAGCAACATCTCTTGACCATTTGCCTGATTTGTCACACGGAAGCTTGGCAATAACAAGATCGATCCGAGGCTTACCAGGAACTTGAATCAAAGGAAGAGAAGGACAAGTAGGGACTTCGAATTCTTCTACTTCGTCAATCCATTCAGGGTATAGAGATTCCCATGTAATGTTCTTTGCAGCATAGTCTAGACGCAAAGGAACATGATCACAGTCAGATTTCATAACCTCCTTGAATCGATCAATCTCGTTATCATTAAGATTTATAAGCCCAATTCCTTGATACTCGCTTCTACCAAATAAGTACTTGTCAACAAGATTTGACATATGGTTCCAGTTGATCTCAGCTGTAGCAACATAGCGAGGATCAGTAGTAACACCAAAACTTGTTGGAGTTTCAGCAATTTGTAGCGGTGGATAACGAAATCGGTAGATCGTGAACAGAGCTCCAAGCATTATACAAATCAACACAAGTTTCAGAGTAGAGAACTTGACACCCTTttcaatcctttggaatctcctCCTACTTGTCTTCTCACTACaataaacatgaaaattaaaacacCAAGGAGTGATTAATGATTATATAAATATGTCAATCCAACAGATAAATACACAGATATCGCTTGTGAAACACATTCCAGAATCAAAATCAAGATCGAAGATCTGATTTCAGAAAAGTCAACCATGTGTGTGAAGCTTACTAAGTTAACTAAACTAACTATAGTCTATACTCTATAGTGTTGATCAAACTCGAGAAactaatgaagaagaagaggaagaagaagaagactaacgTGGAGAAGGAGAGTCGATGTCTTGACTCCATGGGACTTGAGGAAGGTATCATTGTCTCCGTGAGATCAGGGTCGGTTTCGAGAATTTCATAATCGCCTGATGATGAAGCAGCGGAGAGACATTTTAgggattttgaaaattaaattttggaCAGAAGGTTAGAGACAAAACGATGCGTATTAACAAAATGAGTGATTGAAACCATTCGTTTTTGCGAAATAGCCCCTTTACGTTTTGggtgtttcttatttttaacccttatctatttttttctattctttgACCCTTTTCTTTCTAAACATGGGATAGTCAATAAGGAATGCAATGCAAAGTACCCCGTCAAGCTAAAAAATATGTCActgctaaattttttttttccagcaaattgaaatattatttatgaGTGTAAAAGATCAAGATACATCTGTTCATAAAGCCACAAAGGCGAATCAAAACAACttgattaaaaaatacaatttcgATAGTCATATTTGACCAAGAGATGTGCAACCTTATTACATGATCGTTTTTTGAAGACAAATTCAATGTTATGAAAATGAGTAGCCCAAAGAAGAATGTTTTGGTAAATACCATCAATTGATATATCCACGTTTAAACCATTTAGCATTTTTGTTAGTTGTTCACAGTCACCTTTGAAAGAGACAGTAGTTAGGCCACAAATCCATGTTTGTTGTAAAGCAATTAGTAGTGCTTTGGCTTCTGCCTCGAGTGGTGATCTCGCATTTGGCATTTTTGTAGCACCCCATCCTAGCGAAGTCCCAGAACTATCTCTTAAAATATATCCCATAGTAGTAAACCCAATTTGGGAATCATAAGCTGCATCATAATTACACTTTGTGAAACCCAGACAAGGTCGTTCCCAAGTCATCTCAATTGTGTCGCATGATAATCCATCATTCCGATGTTCATGTTGATGATAATGCAAAATCCACTCAGTTGCATTTGCCTTCTTCTGTTGTAGTGTATATAACATTTGTTGTAATTAAGTTTGTAATAATagcaattaaaattttaaaaaaataaatctacaTAATATTCcacaattaataatatagatattacaagactttttaagatttaaaataatgattctcttatttattatctttgatttttaaaaaagttatttgactcatcatataatacaaaaagttaataatatatatataaatttatgctATATGTTGTgattcaacattttaaaaatgaacatatattacacatttaataaaggaaaaagTGTGTTCAACATCATACATCATCTATAATTCAATGATTCAATTTTGAATCTAAATCCAAAACTTAACTCAACAAGcatcaaaaattaaaagtttgtattGGTTTAGTTCAACATCTAGATTaactaaacttttaaaaagttttcaattatatattatttttgatatatataaacatttaaacttataaaaagttAATTTGGAAATGGTTAACTGGTGGGATGAGTTTGGATCaacattaatataaattcaaacTATCATTAATccaaaataatgtatatatatatatatataacattaatcCATGCACCatcgttttattatttttttagcaCCACCAATATTAGaatgttatatatgttaaattaaattaatttaattatgattatatCAAAGAAAGTTATTCCACGCATTTTGAATCttaaaaaatcatgtaaaaatTATTGGTTAATGAtaaatagtttttcttttgatataaaaGAGCCTAGTCAACATAAATCTACATAACTAggaaacaaatcatatatttctgtatattttgcatttaagatatatatgtatatatgtatgttagcatatatatatatatatgtatgtatgtttgtctctaaatttgatatatatgtatgttagcATACATCATCTTTAGACATTCAGataattttactttttccaAAATATTCGAATATATCAAGATCCAGTGATCCACCGAAAGAAAATGGCTTCTTTTAAGCATTTCTTCCTCCTGTTTATTTGCTTTAGCGTTCTCTTAACCTCAGGTTATTCTCTAACTCGTCACCTTTCACCTTTCAATTCTAGTCTTACAATACTTTGTAGATTCAAAACTGTAAACTTGCAAAAGTGTTAATCACTCATTATTATTTTCATGAAGGCAAATACTAGTTTATTATCATTTGATCCATGAATCAATAATTACTAACACTTACATGcacattgaatttttttttggttaacatcAATACATTATTTGGATGATTCAAAGAAACCAAGCCAAAAGAATATTACTACATATAAGACATAAGTTACAGTTTTTCATGCTAAATTAAACTATCGAAAAACtatcgaaaaagaaaaatacccCTAATCTATTTCGTTTAGtttgaataagaaaatatattcatCAAAAATTGATTACATAGTTCAATCTTTTCCTTTAATTTAGATTGCTTCATTTGTCTctaaacgaaaagaaaaaaaaaaaactatttttgtttggaCAGGATCGGCCTACTCTCCATTGCACGATTGCCATCCCACGTTCAAGAGCGAAGATTGCAACAAAGAATGTAAGAGGCTTGGTCATCCGGGAGGCTATTGTGGACCTGATAGAGCCGAACCACTTTTAAGCATGTGCTATTGCAAAGATATAAGAACTTGATAATGCATAAGATAAAAAAGTAACTAAGGTGTCGGATATGTATCATTTATCAGCTTCTtaatatgaataataaaatttcatttcaTAATCCGTTTTAATAAGTCTTAATTACATGCCACAACTTAGATTTCATTTAAAAAGTACTATATAACTGCAAGGATCTTAGATTACGGGTAAGAgatctttaaataaataaataattatagaattaaaTACTATGATATTAATGAAAACGTTAAGCTAAggaataagtaaaaaaaaaaaaatctaaaaatagaaaatccaTGTAGGTAAGTTTATTGGTTGATagatttcttttggtttttggtagACGCCGTTATGTTTTTGGACCGCCGTTTGTCTCTACAGCTTTTCTGGAAAGATTgggtttaaataaataaaaaataagttagtGTTAATAAAAAGGAAGTACCAGATAAAATAGGATTTGTTTTGCAAAAACTCATATCGTCTTCGTTTGAGTCTCGGGGAGGCCCTTCTTCTTGATTAAGGAAGATCTGAGATACTGAACGAATTCGCCAAAGCCTTCGTTGTCAAAACAGTAATCGACGAGATCAATCGCCGTAGATCTGAATTCAAACAAGCTAACCGTAGCGTAATTTTTGCGGTGGTACGATGGTGCTGGTCACGTCTGTGCGTGATTATATCAATCGGATGCTTCAGGACATCTCCGGCATGAAGGTTCTCATACTCGACTCGGAAACGGTACAATAATCCGATCTCGTCTTCTTCGATTACTGATCTTCTCTGATTTGTATATCTGGAATCGTGATTTAGACACATCGTTTCGTCGtcattatatgtttatttatttatctattgttTGAATTTGCAGGTTAGCAATGTAAGCATTGTGTATTCACAGTCAGAGCTGCTTCAGAAAGAAGTTTTTCTCGTGGAGATGATAGATTCAATCTCTGTATCGAAAGAATCGATGTCGCATCTGAAAGCTGTTTATTTCATCCGTCCAACTTCAGAGAATATTCAGAAACTACGATACCAGCTTGCCAATCCTAGATTTGGAGAATACCATTTGTGTACGTTGTTACACCTTTTTCGAGTTTATCATTGTTAACGGACGTTGatacatattttgattttgtttttgtaatgaaaTCTTTCAGTTTTCTCCAACCTGTTAAAGGATACTCAGATTCATATTTTGGCTGATTCGGATGAGCAAGAAGTTGTACAGCAAGTTCAGGTGATTTTTACAATTCCCTCCTCCATGATGTTTTTGAATTGGATACTGATACTAAACGAATGATTCATAGTATATTGATTGGTCAGTATAAGTATAGATTTTAGCTGTCTCTGAGTTTGAACAAGCCTGATTTGTGGAGCTTATTATATCCTCTACCTGTTTCAAGTTATCTGATTCAAACCTATATTGCTTGGTACACTCGAGGTAGTAGTGGCTTGTTTAACATAGTCTTTTTTGGGTTGTATGTTGCAGGAGTATTATGCAGACTTTGTTGCTGGTGATCCATATCATTTCACATTGAATATGGCATCAAACCACCTATATATGATCCCAGCCGTTGTTGATCCCTCTGGTTTGCAACGCTTCTCCGATCGTGTTGTTGATGGAATTGCGGCAGTGTTTCTGGCGTTGAAGCGAAGACCTGTCATCAGATATCAGAGGACCTCTGATACTGCAAAAAGGATCGCACAGGAAACAGCTGTAAGTGAAGTTGTTTGACGACCTcttgaaattttatttcttcCCGTTTGCATGCATGTGATGGAACTAATTTCCAGCTTGCTTAGCTATAAAGGAGTCTATTTATTTCCGGTATCCTGTAGTCATTTGAAAGACACTTTCATGTTTCAGAAATTGATGTATCAGCATGAAAGCGCTCTTTTTGACTTTAGACGGACTGAAAGCTCTCCGCTGCTGCTTGTAATTGACAGAAGAGATGACCCGGTTACCCCATTGCTGAATCAGTGGACATACCAGGTTATCTtgactaaataaaattattgtgcTACTCTATGGTATATTgactaaataaaattatgtactCTGTGGTACAGATGCCTTGCTTTTCTAGTTGAATAAGACTTGCTCATTAAAGAGATTTTCTGTAGGCAATGGTGCACGAGCTCATAGGACTTCAGGATAATAAAGTGGACTTGAAAGCCATTGGAAGTCTTTCAAAAGATCAGCAAGTGGTTTGTTTTTTCCAATGCCATAGACAGTATTATTAGTTGGGAACCTTATAGCTAATACATCTCGTTTCCTGGCAGGAGGTGGTTCTATCATCAGAACAAGATGCATTTTTCAAATCTAACATGTATGAAAATTTTGGGGATATTGGAATGAACATCAAGCGAATGGTAGATGACTTTCAGCAGGTGGCAAAGAGTAACCAGAATATCCAGACAGTAGGTACAAACATGGCTAGTCTAAACTATTTTCTACAAAGACGTTTAAATAAAGTTTCTGGTGCTGGTTACAGTTATAATCTGTGAATGTGTTGGTTTTACAGAGGACATGGCCAGATTTGTTAATAACTACCCTGAGTACAAAAAGATGCAAGGCAACGTCTCAAAGCATGTAACTCTGGTTACTGAAATGAGCAAGCTAGTTGAAGCAAGGAAACTGATGATGGTTTCACAAACAGAGCAGGATTTGGCTTGCAATGGTGGCCAAGGAGCTGCATATGAGGTAGGGAATATCTGTGATGAATATTTACTATACCATTTTACTCACTATCCCATGAGAAATCTTGCATTCATCAATAATAACTATACGGAGAAGTGCTTTATTAGTAGCAATATGCAGAAGGTCTGACTGAATAATTCCGCATTCAGTACCCGTTATGTCTTGCACTGGTCCCATACAAATGTATCCAGTGAGATGCAATTTTGTAACAATTAAAGATCATCATAATTCATAGCTAGTTAGGCTCCTTGTTAGCACGGAGATCTGAATCTCTTTTCATGCTTTATTTGCAGGCAGTTACGGATCTCTTAAGTAATGAAAGTGTGTCTGACATCGACCGACTACGTTTGGTAATGCTGTATGCTTTGCGCTATGAGAAAGAAAATCCCGTTCAGTTGATGCAACTGTTCAATAAATTGGCTTCACGGTCACCAAAGTACAAACCAGGGGTACCATCTGTTTCCTTTTAGTTTTGCATTTCGTTCTTGTAGCTTTGAATATATGCTTCTGCATCTCCTTTTAGGGTAAATAGTGATTTAATTCTGCTACTAGTATACTTGTTTGCCGATTGTTTAATTTCTCTCATGGTGGGTTTTACTTATTAATCGGAATAACTTGATAAAAGTACCCTCAAATCCTACTCTGGATCCATGCTTTTTCATATCATAACTTACTGGATGCCACACAACTGCAGCTAGTTCAATTTCTCCTGAAACAAGCTGGTATGGAGAAGCGTACTGGTGATCTATTTGGAAATAGAGATCTTTTGAATATAGCGCGCAACATGGCTCGTGGACTTAAGGTCTGTATCTGAGATTATACCTCTCCAGGAACATTCTATCTCTCCCGATATATCTCATGTTACTGATTTCTTGAAAAATACAGGGGGTTGAGAATGTCTACACTCAACATCAGCCCCTTCTGTTTCAAACAATGGAGAGCATAACCAGAGGGAGATTACGAGATGTGGACTACCCATTTGTTGGAGATCATTTTCAACAGGGACGGTATGTGCCACTAGTTCtttcaaattattaaaagtCAAAACTACTCTCGGTTGACAGTTACGGATCTTTGCTATGCGTAAACTTACATCAACTAATCAAATTTTGCATGATTTCTGGTTTATAAAGGCCACAAGAGGTGGTTATTTTCATGGTTGGTGGAACAACATATGAAGAATCGCGCTCTGTTGCTCTACAAAATGCCACTAACTCCGGGATTCGATTTATTCTCGGTGGTAGCGCAGTACTTAATTCCAAGAGGTACGTTCAAGTAATTACACTAAACCGGGAAACCGGGTAATGCCGGGGTTTAAGACAGGTTCCGAGTGGTAGCGCAGTACTTATGCTGGGGTTCCGTGTCAGAAACAGAATTAATCATATTATTAGGAATCAGCATTGGGTAGCTAAGTTATTGAACACACAAAAATTGGTGTTGAATGAATGATTAGAAGGAATTGCAACTTGGTTTCATAAAAACTGAATATCATAAAAATGTGAGCTGAAGAGTGATTTTGGTTGTCAGATTTCTCAAGGACTTGGAAGAAGCACAAAGGATATCAAGATCAGGTAGCCATATGGTGTAAAGATCCAAAAGAGTTTGTGTAAATTAGTCTTTTAAGATTCTACCGTATGATATGGAGAGCATAGAAGAAAGAACCACcgaacaagatatatatatcatc is a genomic window containing:
- the LOC104751612 gene encoding vacuolar protein sorting-associated protein 45 homolog, with product MVLVTSVRDYINRMLQDISGMKVLILDSETVSNVSIVYSQSELLQKEVFLVEMIDSISVSKESMSHLKAVYFIRPTSENIQKLRYQLANPRFGEYHLFFSNLLKDTQIHILADSDEQEVVQQVQEYYADFVAGDPYHFTLNMASNHLYMIPAVVDPSGLQRFSDRVVDGIAAVFLALKRRPVIRYQRTSDTAKRIAQETAKLMYQHESALFDFRRTESSPLLLVIDRRDDPVTPLLNQWTYQAMVHELIGLQDNKVDLKAIGSLSKDQQVEVVLSSEQDAFFKSNMYENFGDIGMNIKRMVDDFQQVAKSNQNIQTVEDMARFVNNYPEYKKMQGNVSKHVTLVTEMSKLVEARKLMMVSQTEQDLACNGGQGAAYEAVTDLLSNESVSDIDRLRLVMLYALRYEKENPVQLMQLFNKLASRSPKYKPGLVQFLLKQAGMEKRTGDLFGNRDLLNIARNMARGLKGVENVYTQHQPLLFQTMESITRGRLRDVDYPFVGDHFQQGRPQEVVIFMVGGTTYEESRSVALQNATNSGIRFILGGSAVLNSKRFLKDLEEAQRISRSGSHMV
- the LOC109129622 gene encoding putative defensin-like protein 280; this encodes MASFKHFFLLFICFSVLLTSGSAYSPLHDCHPTFKSEDCNKECKRLGHPGGYCGPDRAEPLLSMCYCKDIRT